The DNA segment TCCATCTGAAATCTTGCTCTTTGTTTGCTCTTTGTTTGCTCTTTGAAATATCATATATGCTGCTCAAGTATTAATAATGTTCTTGTTTTCTCTGTTTTTCTGGCTATTGCTTAGTTTCATTTCTGTTCCTAATCGATTTTGTGCATTTAGGGATAATTCTCTTTCAACTTCTCTGCTCTCAAATGTCGTTTACTCTCTCATATAATATAGATATGATGGATAAAAGTTGGTTGAATATTAGGAATAGAGTCGACCAAAGATATAGAGATGGAGTAGACaactttcttaattgggcattcaGTCAACCAACGGTGAACACTATGATTCAGTGTCCTTATAAAGGGTGTATGAATACCGCGTTCAAGGTAAGGGTTGATGTAAGAGGAGATTTATTAAGGAAGGGTTTCTGGGATTCTTATAAAGTGTAGGACTTGCATGGAGAAGTGTTAGTTAGAGTTGAAACTTCTAATATTGTAGTTAGTGATGAAGCGGAAGATGATAGCATTAAAGAGGATAATATTGCTGAAATGATTCACGATGCTTGTGGATATACGAATGTGgaggataataataataattcggAGGACAATGAAGAGCCAAATGTACATGCAACAAAGTTCTACAAATTGTTAGAAGATGCTGAGACAAAACTTTATCCTGGTTGTAAAAAAGTTTCGAAGTTGTCTTTTGTTGTTAAACTACTTCAATTGAAGTGTCTTAACCATTGGAGCAACAAATCGTTGGATGCATTATTGAGCTTCTTTAAAGAAGTTCTTCCCGAGGGGTCATTTGTGCCTAATTCTTTCTATGAAGCAAAGAAAGTTCTTTGTGACCTCAGATTGGGGTACACCAAAATAGATACATGTCGGAATGATTGTATTTTATATTGGCGTGATTATGCCGATGTCCAAGCATGTCCTAAGTGTGGTAAGTCTAGATGGAAGTCCGAAGAACACGGAGGCAAAAAGGTAGCTCATAAAATTTTGCGGCATTTTCCAATCAAACTAAGGCTTCAAAGATTGTACATGGCAAGAGAAACAGCTAAAAAGATGAGGTGGCACAAGGAGGGAAATATTGATGATGGTGTCTTGCGACATCCATCTGACTCAATAACATGGAAATCCTTTGATGCACGACATCTGACCTTTTCAGTTGAGTTAAGAAATGTTCGATTAGGTTTGGCGAGTGACAGGTTCCAACATTATGGGAACATGAGTTCTAATCATAGCATTTGGCCAGTCGTACTAGCTACGTATAACTTGCCACCATGGGATTGCATGAAAATCCATATTTCATGATGACGCTTCTTATTCCAGGCCCAAAGTGTCCAGGCAATGATATCGATGTATATTTACAATCAATGATtgaagagttgaaagaattatgGGACGAGGTGGAGACTTATGATGCATACTCAAAATCTAATTTTCTGATGCGTGTGGCTATCATGTGGACAATCAATGACTTTCCTGCATATGGAAATCTTTCAGGATGGTCAACCAAAGGCAAGCTTGCATGCCCTGGTTGCCATAAAGATACACAATCGACTTTCTTGCGTAGTAAGTTGTGTTATATGGGTCACCGCCGCTTCCTTCCCATGGACCATCCATGACGGAGAAGAAGGACGTTATTTGATGGGAAAGCTGAAATGGGAGTTGCACCTAACCCTTTAACAGGTGATGAAACACTTGTGCAATTACGAGCTTTGGGTAATGTGACTTTTGGTAAAGGACAAAAGAGAAATCGTGATGTTCATAGCAATGCTTACAATTGGAAGAAAAAAGTATCTTTTTCGAATTGCCTTATTGGAAGAGTCTTATGTTACGGCATAACCTTGATGTGATGCACATCCAAAGAAATGTGTCTGATAATATTATATCAACTGTCATGAATATGGTTGGAAAGACAAAAGACACATTGAAAAGTATATATGACTTGATGGATCTTGGAGTTAGACAAAGGTTGCATCCTATTGAGGATGAGAATAATATTTTGTTACCAGCAACATGCTATGCATTGTCCGCAGAAGAGAAGCTGAAGGTATGCAGTTTCTTAGCTAATCTGAAGGTTCCTGATGCATTTTCCTCAAACATTTCAAGGTGTGTCAACGTACAGGAGAAAAAGATACATGGATTGAAATGTCACGATCATCATGTATTGTTGCAAGACATTTTTCCAATAGCTATACGTGGTTTACTTCCCAAGGAAGTGTGTGATCCAATTATAGCCTTAGGAAAGTTTTTCAAGAATATATACTTTAAGTGCTTGATGATTGAAGATATTGATATCCTAGAGGCAGAAATTCCTATTATTTTGACCAAACTTCAACTTGTTTTCCCTCCGGCTTTCTTTGATATCATGGTTCATTTGCCAATTCACTTGCCAAGTGAGGCAAAGCTTGGTGGACCAGCTCAATATCGGAATATGTATCCTATTGAGAGGTAATTTATTGTTTAATAATTTCGATGTTATAGTTTTAGAATGACACACATTATATTAATAAGTCATTTTATATAGGTATCTGCGAACACTTAAGTCATATGTCCGCAACAAAAATCGTCCAGAAGGTTCAATTGCAGAAGGTTATTTGGCAGAGGAAAGCCTCACATTTTGATCACGATACTTGAATAATATCTCAACAAATTTCAATAAACCAACTAGGAATGATGATGGATCTGTGTCAAATGATGAGATGTCTATCTTTAAAAAACGTGGGCAAACAAAAGATGCCTCAGAAGGCATTAGGCTATCTTATGATGAGTTTAAACAAGCATGTATGTATGTACTTCAAAATTGTGAAGAGGTTTCACATTTCATGGAGTAAGTCTCTTATTAACTCCAAGATAGTTTCACATTGAGATAATTTGAATCCAATTTATCTTAACTAACTTAAAATGTAGGGAATATACAAGAGAGATTGAAAGCCAAAGTTCAATGAGAGCTCATAAAAATGGGTTTCTTGATTGGTTTCGCGCACATGTAGGTGTCTACTCAAATGATAATATTGATATTAGTTTATTCATCCCATCATGTTATTGGTCATAACGGTATTGTTCGTCTTTGTAGATATTTGTACTATCTGCACAAGGACGCGCAAATGATGAGCTCATAAGCTTAGCCGTCGGTCCTGCACCATTAGTACATCGATATTCAACATTTGTGGTGAATGGATTTAGATTCAATACAAAAGAGCTTGCATTGAGAAGAAAAACGTAGAATAGCGGTGTTCTTGTGACATGAGATGATTTAGACTCTAATAAGGAGTATTATGGTGTATTAGAGGACATTTATGAGTTATCTTATGTGGGAAATAGAAAAGTTTACTTATTCAAGTGTCATTGGTGGGATGTGGCTCGCTTAGGAAGAGGATATAAGATTGACAAATATGGCTTCACAAGTGTGAATACTCGGCGTGCCTTGAATACAAATGAGTCATTTGTGTTGGCATCTCAGTCAGAACAAGTCTTTTACTTGGACGACATGGTCGATAATGATTGGCTTGTTGTTGTGAAGACAAATCCTCGTGACCTTTTTTAAAATTCCTGATAATGATGATAATTGTGTAGATATTGAAGATGAATAATTACATAATGAAGAAGTTTATCAGCAAGAGGAAGTTGAATTTAATACTTCGTTCACCAATGACCAAGAAAATATTGTTGAGGTGTCTCTACATAGGGAAAATGTTGAACTACAAATTATTAATAATCATAATGAGGAAGATAATTTCATAAATGACAATAGAAATATCAGAGAGTAAAGATAGCGAAGAAGAGTTATTTGATGATGATGGTGGTGGGGAGGACACTGATACATCCTCTTGAAGACTAAGAAGCAAAAGGTGATGTTTTGTTTTCTTGTTGGGATGTTAACAGAATGTGCAACTGGTTCTGACTTTGTCGATCAAGTTAAGATTCTTCTCTCAAATTTTGGGATAGTAGACTTGGAATGAGGTTCCTTCATGTCAGAAAATGTCATATATAAGATACTCTCCTATGTAATTTCATGTAAAAAAATTCCAATTGCTTCTTTTAATTTCCTCTCTTGAAATTTCAATTTTATTTGCTTGAGTCCCTTGATTACAGTATAGCATGACTTACACACTCCTACTTTTGAAAGAACATGAAAATTTGTTTTTTATACCTCCTGAAATTAACTATTAGTTCTACTGTTAAATTATCTTTGGTTGATTGTATACCTCTTGAAATCAAACACATGTTTCTTCTAGAACAGAATAAGTGGTGAAGTAATAGAAATACATGTTTATTCTCTGTATTTAATTTCATAACAGAATAAGTGGTGAAGTAAAATTAGCGAATTGATATTTTCTCTATTCTGATCAATCATTTTCTTTTAATGTTTTGTTGAGGGAATGAAAGGAATTGGACGAGAAAAATGTGGGAGAGGCAGGACGAGCTGTGGCCATGAAATTTTTTAAGGACGTGGCAATTTTGGAGCGACGTCTCAGCCACACATACAGGTCGGACGAGTATCTGATGCATCTGTAGAGATAGGACAACCAAGTAACCCGAGTCAAGGACCTTTACAGACCGGACGAGTATCTACTAACTCTCTCCAAATACCTTCTTTAGAAACATAGTCATCACGAAATGTAGCAGAAACTGTGCATTACTCTCCAGAGGCTAAAAATTGTGCAAGttagtttttgtttttttattgttttgtgaaaattatttttactgaTTGAGTGGAGCTACTAATGAACAATAGTATCCTTTTACTTTGTAGTTTCTTCCAGCAATAAaaaaagaggaagaggaagaggaaaatACAAATCTAAAAGTTTAGATGTAAAAACTAAGTATGGTGGCAAAATCAAAATTATGATTCCAGATGATATTGATAGAGCAGTAGGTTCTGAGGCTAGAGATATTGTTAATTACTGTGGTTTGATCATGAGGAGCACTATCTCGTTCCAAGATGGAAATTGGCAGAAAATAGTTCTGAAACACGGAGAACTAATGTGGTTAAAGGTCAAGGTAATAAACTGCTTTCAATATTGTATTGACTTTAAGTTGCAAGGTTTATTTATGTGGTTAGGATATTGAATATAATGTTACATTTATTGTCAGGATAAATTTGAAGTTTGCAGCGGGTTGCGAGAGCATAGGTTTCAAGCCTTTGTAATTAGCACTATGCAAAGGCTTTTTAGAGCATGGAAAGCTCGACTCAGCATTCTGTACTCTAAGTATAGTACTACTGAAGAAAGATTGTCTCATCGACGTGAAGATGTTGAGTTTGAGGACTGGAAATACCTAGTACAATATTTTGGAAGTCCTGAATTTAAGGTACTAACTTAATACCTGAAGATTGTCTCTTTGAATGGTGATTTATTAAACTATTTACTTACAGGTTGTAATAAGTGAGAGGAACAAAAGAAATAGAGAAAAGCAAGTAATTAAGCATACATGTGGTACAAAGTCTTTTGCAGAAGTAGAGGAATCTACGGTAAAAATATATTTAGTCCTCTACTATCACATATGTTTCTTTATTATTTACATATTTATATATTTGCTTATATATTTTTTCTCCGTAACTATATTGCAGAGAAATCCTATTACTGGAGAATTGGACACACCAGATAAAGTTTGGGAGATCCAACATACACGCAAGGATGATAGTGGTGAACTGGTGTGGTTGGATTCATAGTCCCAACAAATTCATGTAATTATCTAAAAACACTTATAAAGTTCTCTATTTATGTAAGTTTcatttaatatattttattatGTTTTGATTTAAATGATTATGCATAAATGCAGGGTCAACTCCAGGAAGTTGTCGCTCAACAACAATCTGAGGAGATCGAGCATCCCATGACTAGAGATGAGATTTTATCCTCCGTTGTTGGTGAGAGAACATGCTATGTTCGTGGAAAAGGATACGGAAAGAAGCCTCCTAAAAAGAGTAACATTCAGCAGGCAAACATAGAGGCCAGCGTGTCTTCTGCTATTGATATTGTGCATTAAGAGATGCAAGCCGAGATGGATAGGAAGTTGCAAGAAGAACGTGAACAAATGGCTGCTGAGTTGCGGAGTAATATGGAAGTTGAATTGGAAAGGAAGTTGGCAGAGGAACGTCAACACGCAAATGAGGAACGTCAACACGCAAATGCAGAAGCAGACAAGAGGATATCTCAAGAAGTGGAGAAGAAGATGCAGGAACAATTTGCTAGTTTCTTGACCAGAATGCAACAACAACAGGTACTTGCTCCGCTCCTTCTTAACAATTCTTCTTCTTTCTCGACATTTCTTCTTCCTTCCTTCTGTAGTGACTTCATGAATAGTGTGTTGGTATCTTTGGTTTTGGATCAGACTACTGAAATTATCTGGACCATGTTGTCTTACTACTTGTCTTGAATGGTGGCGTTATGAAATCTTGGTTTTATTAACAGTATCTCCCAAATGCTAAACAAGCAATTGGAGTTAGAGCCATTGTGTTAAATTTTGATTATTTACTCTTTTCTGTTATGCTTTCGTTATCAACGTGTGCATCTATTCGTGTGTCTAATGACCTTGGTGCAGATAGTCCTGGTCCTGCTTATCGCGTAGCCTATGTATCGTTAGCTATGAGCGTTGCCTTGGGTTTTCTTGGTGGTTCTGTTATGGCTACTGCAAGAGGAATATGGGGGCCATTGTTTAGTCATAATAAATGGATTATAAATGGTGTTAAGAAAATGATGTTGTTAATGGAATTACTTAAAGTGGTTAATTTTCCATTAGCAATTTGTGGAGGAATTGTACATGGAACGGCTAGGCCATGGCTAGGAATGTATGCAAATATTAGTGGATTTTATCTGTTAACTTTGCTATTAAGTGTGGTTTTGGCTTTCAAGATTCATCTTGGTCTTACTGGATTATTGACAGGGTTTGTGGTTGGAGTTGCATTCAATAGTTTGGTAGAATCAGGGATATACATGTGTCTAGTAGAAAATTAGCATTGAATTTGACTGATGGAACTCAAACTATTATCATCGGCCTAAATGATCAGGCTTACTTGCTCAAATTTCGCTTCCTTTTCTACTGCTTACGAGCCTGAATCCTTTTTACGATCTTTGCTTTGAGCTGATTGCAACACTGCTGAATGGTTGTTTTGCAATACTAATTTGTTGTCTGGGTTTTATAGTACATGCACAAAGTTTTTGGCTTGGGCATCGTAGCCCGCTGGATTTGCTTGTATTCTCTTGTTTTGTTGTTAATTCTAGTAGGTTGCTGAAGCTATCCATGTTTTTATCATTGATCCAAGTGTTTAATTTGgcatattttatttaatttcttccTATCTTTTTAAGTTATCGGACAGTGTCACAAATTACAACCAGAAATGAAGGATTGTTCCTATGAAAAAACTGCTCAGAAATTTTTGAAAGGAATGACTATATGCAGAAGCTATGAAAAAACTGTTAAATGAGCAGAGTCATGAGGCTAAAAGCATTTACTAGTAATCATAACATTCAGAATAGTAATCCAGTATGTTTGTTATAGAGAACTGCTGCTGTTGCATCATAGAAAAAGTATTATcatggagttgttctttctggtGTAGATCACACGAGAACAATTGCACTTAGTAGACTTAACATGCAAGATAGGAACATTTCCATTCATAAATCAAgacaaaaatataaaagaaacaaCTAAGGAATAAAGCCCCATAAGAATGTTGAACATAATTCCTAGTTGTCTGCAGAAGCTATCTCACTTATGTCAGCAGAAGCTATCTCACCAATCTTGTCTTGTGTCTGGTTGATCTTGTAATTGTTCCAACTAAAAGTGACATCTAAGATTCATGCAACTCTTGCTTTGTGGTCCAGACAACTTTTGGAATTGTTAAGCTGCTTTGTAGTACACAAACTTTGGTTGCAACTTCTGGCTTTCCTTTGACATAGATTGAAATTTTTTAGAATTTTGATAGTAGTTGGATATAACAAATCTCATTATGTTCCTTATATATATCACTTTTGTCTAGCAGGGACAAGGCACTTAAACAATTATATCGTTCAAGGATGGTGTCGAGCAAGGATAAATTACAAGGCACTTAATATTTTGTCTTTTTTGGGATATGTATATGCGTACAATTACAATGAAGTGTCGGTAGTACATATGTAATTGAACTTTTTAGTAATGATAATATTTATAATATTCGGCTTGATAATTTTTTTTGATGTTTGTCAAACATTATTGGTTGCTTTAATATTAATAGTCAATtgatatgaatatctctatatgAAATTATAGAGAATTAGGTTCCTACTGGCATGgaaatgtatataattttagtCATTATAATTGTTGAGAAAATAGCTTTTAGTGGCGACATAGCTTTGTCAAAAAATTAGTAACTGTTGCGATATATAAGTGGCCACTGAAGGTCAATTTCTGTTGCAGCGACTTTAGTCGCTACAAAAAACATGTGTCTTTCATGGTTTAAACTTTTGTGGCCACTTTAGTCGCTACTAAAGGACATTTATAGTGGCGACATAACCTTGCCACTGAACATAAATATTTTTTGTGGCGCATCTTGTCGCTGCTAAAGGTGAATATATAGCGGCAACCCATCTAATATTTGTTCTGATGGAACTATGTTTTGTGGCAATTTTTTCAACCTTTTGTGGCAATTTTTTCAACCTTTTGTGGCAACTCTGTTGCCACAAAAAATGTTCTTTTAGTGGCGACGACAAATGTTGCCACAAATAACCTTCAGTTACGCTTTTGCTTATGGCAATATAAAAGTCGCCACTAATACTCTTTAGCAACGACTTTTAGGGATTTTGTGGCGACTTTAGTCTCCACAATAAGCGTGATTTCTTGTAGTGAGAATATTTCttgccagaaatgcattgtagaaaagttaccaactttatcttctggcttatactattcaaaaattagtacagttgaagcacactctatcgtaagccagaagtttacggattcaaatacttttgtgctttggcatggccgtttgagccatcctggatcaataatgatgagacgaattactgaaaattcgagtgggcatccattaaagaacctgaagattcttacaaatgatgAATTTTTtatgatgcttgttatcaaggcaaaatgatcactagaccatcaccaatgaaggttggcaTTGAATCttctgcctttttagagcgtatacatagGGATATATGTGGActtattcacccaccaagtgagctgtttagatattttatggtcctaatagatgcatcttcaagattgtctcatgtgtgcctactagcatctcgcaacctggcgtttgcaaagctattagcccaaataattcgattaagggcacaattcccagattatccgaTAAAGGTTATTctccttgataatgctggagaattctcatctcaagcttttgatgattattgtctatcagttGGGATAAAAATTGAAtatcctgtagcttatgttcatactcaaaatggccttgcagagtcatttattaaacgcttgcaattgatagcaagatcactacttatgaaaacaaaattgcccactactgtttggggccatgctatcttgcatgcagcatcacttatccgtctcagaccgacacattataataaatattctctgtgacaattagtttttggtcatgaaccaaatattgcccatctacaAATTTTTGGATGTGATGTATATGTGTCAGTAGCACCACCACAGTgcagtaagatgggaccacagagaaggatatgaatatatgttgggtttgaatcaccctctatta comes from the Nicotiana sylvestris chromosome 4, ASM39365v2, whole genome shotgun sequence genome and includes:
- the LOC104247571 gene encoding uncharacterized protein; its protein translation is MDKSWLNIRNRVDQRYRDGVDNFLNWAFSQPTVNTMIQCPYKGCMNTAFKDLHGEVLVRVETSNIVVSDEAEDDSIKEDNIAEMIHDACGYTNVEDNNNNSEDNEEPNVHATKFYKLLEDAETKLYPGCKKVSKLSFVVKLLQLKCLNHWSNKSLDALLSFFKEVLPEGSFVPNSFYEAKKVLCDLRLGYTKIDTCRNDCILYWRDYADVQACPKCGKSRWKSEEHGGKKVAHKILRHFPIKLRLQRLYMARETAKKMRWHKEGNIDDGVLRHPSDSITWKSFDARHLTFSVELRNVRLGPKCPGNDIDVYLQSMIEELKELWDEVETYDAYSKSNFLMRVAIMWTINDFPAYGNLSGWSTKGKLACPGCHKDTQSTFLRSKLCYMGHRRFLPMDHP
- the LOC104247570 gene encoding protein DETOXIFICATION 56-like, coding for MDRKLQEEREQMAAELRSNMEVELERKLAEERQHANEERQHANAEADKRISQEVEKKMQEQFASFLTRMQQQQYLPNAKQAIGVRAIVLNFDYLLFSVMLSLSTCASIRVSNDLGADSPGPAYRVAYVSLAMSVALGFLGGSVMATARGIWGPLFSHNKWIINGVKKMMLLMELLKVVNFPLAICGGIVHGTARPWLGMYANISGFYLLTLLLSVVLAFKIHLGLTGLLTGFVVGVAFNSLVESGIYMCLVEN